A DNA window from Stenotrophomonas sp. 57 contains the following coding sequences:
- a CDS encoding BLUF domain-containing protein, which translates to MPLRAIAYVSRALPDLSAERLQEVVEDAARFNRLAGVTGALLHDGERFLQYIEGPPDGIDSVYERILQAGSHIDIIELARGRLGQRQFPYWSMRSLPVNAALLRQLSSSDWSGFARTLEGDRAAPTPMDLLDDVVQPVVHAS; encoded by the coding sequence ATGCCCTTGCGCGCCATCGCCTACGTCAGCCGGGCGTTGCCGGATCTTTCCGCCGAGCGCCTGCAGGAGGTGGTCGAGGACGCGGCACGTTTCAACAGGCTGGCCGGGGTGACCGGCGCGCTGCTGCATGACGGAGAGCGTTTCCTGCAGTACATCGAGGGGCCGCCGGACGGCATCGATTCGGTCTACGAGCGCATCCTGCAGGCCGGCAGCCATATCGACATCATCGAACTGGCGCGCGGCCGACTCGGCCAACGTCAGTTTCCGTACTGGTCGATGCGTTCGTTGCCGGTGAATGCCGCGCTGTTGCGCCAGTTGTCGTCCAGCGACTGGTCGGGTTTCGCCCGCACGCTGGAGGGAGATCGTGCCGCGCCGACGCCGATGGACCTGCTCGACGACGTCGTGCAGCCGGTGGTGCACGCCAGCTGA
- a CDS encoding DUF6691 family protein: MSRAVTAAALAGALFGAGLALSGMTDARRVLGFLDITGDFDATLMWVLGSALLVSAVGQRWVLRRRQPLYADRFQLPAARAVDARLLLGAALFGIGWGWAGYCPGPAIAGLAVTSREALWFVPAMLAGFWLHDRFLR; encoded by the coding sequence GTGAGTCGCGCGGTAACGGCCGCTGCGCTGGCGGGTGCACTGTTCGGCGCGGGGCTGGCGCTTTCGGGAATGACTGACGCGCGCCGTGTGCTTGGCTTCCTCGACATCACGGGCGATTTCGATGCCACGTTGATGTGGGTACTGGGGTCGGCGCTGCTGGTCAGTGCAGTCGGCCAGCGCTGGGTGCTGCGACGACGGCAGCCGCTGTACGCGGACCGCTTCCAGTTGCCTGCCGCCCGGGCCGTCGATGCGCGCCTGTTGCTGGGTGCCGCGCTGTTCGGCATCGGCTGGGGCTGGGCAGGCTATTGCCCCGGTCCTGCCATCGCCGGGTTGGCGGTGACATCCCGTGAAGCGTTGTGGTTTGTACCCGCGATGCTTGCAGGATTCTGGCTGCACGACCGCTTCCTCCGCTGA
- a CDS encoding metalloregulator ArsR/SmtB family transcription factor — translation MPGAELDSTAMAEHATQAAALLKRLAHPARLRVLCRLVEGEAPVPELQALTGLSASALSQHLAVLRELDIVATRREAQAIHYRVVEGPALGVLHALHAAYCGAPAG, via the coding sequence ATGCCCGGCGCCGAACTCGACAGCACTGCGATGGCCGAACATGCCACGCAGGCGGCCGCCCTGCTCAAGCGCCTGGCCCACCCGGCACGCCTGCGCGTGCTGTGCCGCCTGGTGGAAGGGGAGGCCCCCGTACCGGAGCTGCAGGCCCTGACCGGGCTGAGTGCATCGGCGCTGTCACAGCATCTGGCAGTGCTGCGCGAGCTGGACATCGTGGCGACCCGGCGCGAAGCGCAGGCGATCCACTACCGGGTGGTTGAAGGGCCCGCGCTGGGCGTGCTGCACGCACTGCACGCGGCCTACTGCGGGGCCCCGGCCGGCTGA
- a CDS encoding hybrid sensor histidine kinase/response regulator yields the protein MNLLPPDPAQSQTPVNLLIVDDVPQNLVAMQALLQREGVNLLLAGSGAQALELLLEHEVALALLDVHMPEIDGFTLAELMRGSHRSRDVPIIFLTASPDDPLRVFKGYETGAVDFLHKPVAPQVILSKVNVFIELYQQRQLLKARNEALERALKLNETMAAVLTHDLRTPLSAILLCADKLALDLPGDNTGAQQTLQYLEASTLRMARMVEQLLDFSRIRSGGLRLQASACDLADVTRAVVAEAGSAHGADRIHLDMQGDTRLQGDLDRLGQVAANLVGNALTHGSEARVDVDGRDPRAVLLRVSNAGQIDEALLPRLFEPFKASFHQSKGLGLGLYIVDQFVRAHGGRIAARNEAGQVVFEAVLPRRFDGAATTAA from the coding sequence ATGAACCTGCTGCCACCGGACCCTGCGCAGTCGCAGACCCCGGTCAACCTGCTGATCGTCGATGACGTACCGCAGAACCTGGTAGCCATGCAGGCCCTGCTGCAGCGCGAAGGGGTCAACCTGCTGCTGGCCGGTTCGGGCGCGCAGGCGCTGGAATTGTTGCTGGAGCACGAAGTGGCCCTGGCTCTGCTCGACGTGCACATGCCGGAGATCGATGGCTTCACCCTGGCCGAGCTGATGCGGGGTTCGCATCGCAGTCGCGATGTGCCGATCATCTTCCTGACCGCCTCGCCGGATGATCCGCTGCGCGTATTCAAGGGCTATGAAACCGGTGCGGTCGATTTCCTGCACAAGCCGGTGGCGCCGCAGGTGATCCTCAGCAAGGTCAATGTGTTCATCGAGCTGTACCAGCAGCGGCAACTGCTGAAGGCGCGCAACGAGGCGCTGGAGCGTGCGCTCAAGCTCAACGAGACGATGGCAGCGGTGCTGACCCACGATCTGCGTACGCCGCTGTCGGCCATCCTGTTGTGTGCCGACAAGCTGGCGCTGGACCTTCCCGGAGACAACACCGGCGCGCAGCAGACGCTGCAGTACCTGGAGGCCAGCACCCTGCGCATGGCACGCATGGTCGAGCAGCTGCTGGACTTCTCGCGGATCCGCAGCGGCGGCCTGCGCCTGCAGGCCAGTGCCTGCGATCTGGCCGACGTGACCCGCGCAGTGGTGGCCGAGGCGGGCAGTGCGCATGGAGCGGACCGGATCCACCTGGACATGCAGGGAGATACGCGCCTGCAGGGCGATCTGGATCGCCTCGGCCAGGTCGCTGCCAATCTGGTCGGCAATGCGCTGACCCACGGCAGCGAGGCGAGGGTGGACGTGGATGGGCGCGATCCGCGCGCCGTGCTGCTGAGGGTCAGCAATGCGGGCCAGATCGACGAGGCGTTGCTGCCGCGGTTGTTCGAGCCGTTCAAGGCCAGCTTCCACCAGAGCAAGGGCCTGGGCCTGGGCCTGTACATCGTCGACCAGTTCGTGCGCGCGCATGGCGGCCGTATCGCCGCGCGCAACGAAGCGGGGCAGGTGGTGTTCGAAGCGGTGCTGCCACGGCGCTTTGACGGCGCGGCGACGACCGCAGCCTGA
- a CDS encoding YeeE/YedE thiosulfate transporter family protein, with product MSLPWTAVAGGALIGAAAVVLLAATGRVAGISGIAAGTLRAGPGERAWRWSFLLGLLGAAGLTLWWQHLPGTAPRMLLRDAMPAWQLVGAGLLVGFGTRLGNGCTSGHGVCGMARGSKRSLVAVLVFMACAMLTTFLIRHGGGLA from the coding sequence ATGAGTCTGCCGTGGACGGCAGTGGCGGGCGGCGCGCTGATCGGGGCGGCAGCGGTCGTGCTGCTCGCTGCCACCGGGCGCGTGGCCGGAATCAGTGGGATCGCCGCGGGCACGCTGCGCGCAGGGCCGGGCGAACGTGCCTGGCGCTGGTCGTTTCTGCTTGGCCTGCTTGGCGCTGCAGGTCTCACGCTGTGGTGGCAGCACCTGCCCGGTACCGCGCCACGCATGTTGCTGCGCGATGCCATGCCCGCCTGGCAGCTGGTCGGCGCCGGCCTGCTGGTCGGCTTCGGTACGCGGCTGGGCAATGGCTGCACGAGTGGTCACGGCGTCTGCGGCATGGCCCGTGGTTCGAAGCGATCGCTGGTGGCCGTGCTGGTATTCATGGCCTGCGCGATGCTGACCACCTTCCTGATCCGCCACGGCGGAGGTCTGGCGTGA